The Ornithinimicrobium faecis genome includes a window with the following:
- a CDS encoding isoprenyl transferase, whose translation MPPFPHPTGARPPAIPRELVPGHVAIVMDGNGRWANQRNLKRTQGHEAGEASLLDVIAGAIEMGVQCISAYAFSTENWRRSPEEVRFLMGFNRDVIHRRRDQLDSWGVRMLWSGRTPKLWKSVISELEQAERQTRGNDVITLNFCVNYGGRAEVADAVRRIGEDVRDGRLSARGIDERTIGRYLYHPEVPDVDLFVRSSGEQRTSNFLLWQSAYAEMVFQDVLWPDYDRRHLWQAIETYAARDRRYGGAVDRADQRAPDQRGPATS comes from the coding sequence GTGCCACCGTTTCCGCACCCCACTGGCGCCCGACCACCTGCGATCCCGCGTGAGCTGGTGCCCGGCCACGTGGCGATCGTGATGGACGGCAACGGCCGGTGGGCCAACCAGCGCAATCTCAAGCGCACGCAGGGGCACGAGGCGGGGGAGGCCTCCCTGCTGGATGTCATCGCCGGCGCGATCGAGATGGGCGTGCAATGCATCTCCGCCTATGCCTTCTCGACCGAGAACTGGCGCCGCAGCCCCGAGGAGGTCCGCTTCCTGATGGGCTTCAACCGAGATGTGATCCACCGGCGGCGCGACCAGCTCGACTCGTGGGGTGTGCGGATGCTGTGGTCCGGGCGCACGCCGAAGTTGTGGAAGTCAGTGATCTCCGAGCTCGAGCAGGCCGAGCGGCAGACCCGCGGCAACGACGTGATCACGCTCAACTTCTGCGTCAACTACGGGGGTCGCGCCGAGGTCGCCGACGCCGTGCGCCGCATCGGGGAGGACGTGCGCGACGGCCGGCTGTCTGCTCGCGGCATCGACGAGCGCACCATCGGCCGCTATCTCTATCACCCTGAGGTGCCCGACGTGGACCTGTTCGTGCGCAGCTCGGGGGAGCAGCGCACGTCCAACTTCCTGCTCTGGCAGAGCGCCTACGCGGAGATGGTCTTCCAGGACGTGCTCTGGCCGGACTACGACCGACGTCACCTGTGGCAGGCGATCGAGACGTATGCGGCGCGCGACCGCCGCTATGGCGGAGCGGTCGACCGTGCGGACCAGCGGGCCCCGGACCAGCGGGGCCCTGCGACGAGCTGA
- the recO gene encoding DNA repair protein RecO, with product MPLYRDAAIVLRTHKLGEADRIVTLLSRGRGKVRAVAKGVRRTRSKFGARLEPGMVVDLQCYEGRNLDTVTQAESLASYGDAIARDYEAWTAANAMLETCDRLTEEGEPAVRQFVLLAGALSSLAARSHKAGLVLDSYLLRSMAIAGWAASFHDCAKCGAEGPHRAFDVASGGSVCPVCRPPGSAAPAPQTFLLMSALLSGDWVEADGSEVKHRREASKLTAAHVHWHLERGVRSLRLVERVP from the coding sequence ATGCCGCTCTATCGGGATGCCGCCATCGTGCTGCGCACCCACAAACTCGGGGAGGCTGACCGCATTGTCACGCTCCTGAGCCGCGGCCGGGGCAAGGTCCGTGCCGTCGCCAAGGGGGTTCGTCGCACCCGGTCCAAGTTCGGGGCGCGCCTGGAGCCGGGCATGGTCGTGGACCTGCAGTGTTATGAGGGGCGCAACCTGGACACCGTCACCCAGGCCGAGTCGCTGGCGTCCTATGGTGATGCGATCGCCCGCGACTACGAGGCGTGGACCGCGGCCAACGCGATGCTCGAGACCTGTGACCGGCTGACCGAGGAGGGGGAGCCGGCCGTCCGGCAGTTCGTGCTGCTGGCCGGCGCCCTGAGCTCGCTGGCGGCTCGCAGCCACAAGGCGGGGCTGGTGCTCGACTCCTATCTGCTGCGCTCGATGGCCATCGCAGGGTGGGCAGCAAGCTTCCACGACTGTGCCAAGTGTGGTGCCGAGGGACCGCACCGCGCCTTTGACGTCGCCTCGGGTGGGTCAGTGTGTCCCGTATGCCGTCCGCCGGGTTCTGCGGCCCCGGCACCACAGACCTTCCTGCTGATGTCAGCCCTGCTCAGCGGGGACTGGGTGGAGGCGGACGGCAGTGAGGTCAAGCATCGCCGCGAAGCCAGCAAACTCACTGCGGCGCACGTGCACTGGCACCTGGAGCGCGGTGTGCGGTCGCTGCGGTTGGTGGAGCGCGTCCCGTGA
- a CDS encoding alpha-ketoglutarate-dependent dioxygenase AlkB, producing MSVALQGSLLDQIDDVGLRPLAGAVQRTQLTAGAWIDVRPGWVTGSDELFTRLALGGPAGVEWRGERRVMWESEVETPRLLRFYDEREQLPDAVLSEAREDLSAYYRPELREPFRTAGMCLYRDGRDSVAWHGDRFGRGNTQDTMVAIVSIGAPRALLLRPNGGGAGRTIRRVIGHGDLLVMGGSCQRTWEHAVPKTAKPIGPRISIQFRPRGVR from the coding sequence ATGTCCGTCGCACTGCAGGGATCACTGCTCGATCAGATCGATGACGTCGGTCTCCGTCCACTGGCCGGCGCGGTCCAACGCACCCAGCTGACGGCAGGCGCTTGGATCGACGTGCGTCCAGGCTGGGTCACGGGCTCCGACGAGTTGTTCACGCGCCTGGCGCTCGGCGGGCCAGCCGGTGTCGAGTGGCGTGGTGAGCGCCGCGTGATGTGGGAGTCGGAGGTCGAGACGCCACGGCTGCTGCGCTTCTATGACGAGCGCGAGCAGCTCCCCGACGCGGTGCTGTCGGAGGCTCGGGAGGATCTGAGTGCCTACTACCGCCCTGAGCTGCGCGAACCGTTCCGCACTGCTGGCATGTGCCTCTATCGCGACGGGCGCGACAGCGTCGCCTGGCACGGCGACAGGTTCGGTCGCGGCAACACCCAGGACACGATGGTCGCGATCGTCTCGATCGGCGCACCTCGCGCGCTGCTGCTGCGGCCCAACGGTGGCGGCGCCGGACGCACGATCCGCCGCGTTATCGGGCACGGTGACCTGCTCGTCATGGGTGGCTCGTGCCAGCGCACGTGGGAGCACGCCGTGCCCAAGACCGCCAAGCCGATCGGGCCACGGATCAGCATCCAGTTCCGCCCGCGAGGGGTCCGCTAG
- a CDS encoding ABC-F family ATP-binding cassette domain-containing protein, whose translation MTTFPVVSSSSRRHDSGDGVPARDRAQLIATDLSITRGGTLVLDRVGLTVGPRSRLAVVGENGRGKSTLLHALAGHLVPTSGTVRVVGRIGLAEQEMDVDTTPTVGDLTDEAVAGARAALAEFDLATQALADGEEEADQRYADALDRAERFDAWDADRRLELALDALGACTDRDRLLAELSVGQRYRVRLACLLGAEVDFLLLDEPTNHLDAAGLRFLTDRILRHPGGVVVVSHDRALLQEVADQVIDLDPTRDGRPRVYGGGYDGWQQGRRAELARWRQDHEAQVAERARLQDSVRAAQDRLSTGWRPDRGTGKHTRQSAAPGIVQALHRGQAALEEFEVDVPEPPLTFRMPTLPRARTSTLVRAEEVSETDRLGSPVSLAMRSGDRLLVTGANGAGKSTLLAVLAGVLEPSHGGLHRGQHARITLVTQETSRLSSSGTAEQAFDTKLGQLVSRGVLTRGQETSLGSYGLLDGVARRTPVSRLSKGQLRRLDLAMRLAEQPHVLLLDEPTNHLSIPLVEELTPALESTEAAVVVATHDRQLLADLSHWPRLDLG comes from the coding sequence TTGACCACGTTTCCAGTTGTTTCTTCATCCTCACGGCGCCACGACAGTGGCGATGGCGTCCCTGCCCGCGATCGGGCCCAACTCATCGCGACGGATCTGTCGATCACCCGCGGAGGCACCCTGGTCCTGGACCGGGTCGGACTGACCGTGGGGCCGCGATCACGTCTGGCTGTCGTGGGTGAGAACGGTCGGGGCAAGTCCACCCTGCTGCACGCCCTCGCCGGTCACCTGGTGCCCACGAGCGGCACGGTGCGCGTCGTCGGCAGGATCGGCCTGGCCGAGCAGGAGATGGACGTCGACACCACGCCGACTGTGGGCGACCTGACCGACGAGGCGGTGGCCGGTGCCCGCGCCGCCCTTGCCGAGTTCGATCTCGCGACCCAGGCACTCGCGGACGGCGAGGAGGAGGCCGACCAGCGCTATGCCGACGCGCTCGATCGTGCCGAGCGCTTTGATGCCTGGGACGCGGACCGCCGACTCGAGTTGGCCCTGGACGCTCTGGGGGCGTGCACGGACCGAGATCGCCTGCTGGCGGAACTGTCTGTCGGCCAGCGCTATCGGGTCCGGCTGGCCTGCCTGCTTGGTGCAGAGGTTGACTTCCTGTTGCTCGACGAGCCCACCAACCACCTGGATGCCGCCGGGCTGCGCTTCCTCACCGACCGGATCCTGCGGCACCCGGGCGGGGTCGTCGTCGTGAGCCACGATCGTGCCCTGCTCCAGGAGGTGGCGGACCAGGTCATCGACCTCGACCCCACGCGCGACGGCCGTCCGCGCGTCTACGGCGGCGGCTATGACGGGTGGCAGCAGGGACGCCGAGCCGAGCTGGCCCGCTGGCGCCAGGACCACGAGGCGCAGGTGGCCGAGAGGGCCCGATTGCAGGACTCCGTGCGGGCTGCACAGGACCGTCTGAGCACCGGCTGGCGGCCCGACAGGGGGACCGGCAAGCACACCCGGCAGTCGGCCGCGCCAGGCATTGTCCAGGCGCTGCACCGCGGACAGGCGGCGCTGGAGGAGTTTGAGGTGGACGTGCCAGAGCCGCCACTGACCTTCCGTATGCCGACTCTCCCGCGGGCGCGGACCTCCACCCTGGTGCGGGCCGAGGAGGTGAGCGAGACCGACCGGCTAGGCAGCCCGGTCTCGCTGGCCATGCGATCCGGTGATCGGTTGTTGGTGACCGGCGCCAACGGCGCGGGCAAGTCCACGCTGCTCGCGGTGCTCGCCGGTGTGCTGGAGCCGAGCCACGGTGGCCTGCACAGGGGGCAGCACGCTCGGATCACTCTGGTGACTCAGGAGACTTCACGGTTGAGCTCGAGTGGGACCGCTGAGCAGGCGTTTGACACCAAGCTGGGTCAACTGGTTAGCCGTGGTGTGCTCACCAGGGGACAGGAAACGTCGTTGGGGTCCTACGGGCTGCTCGACGGGGTGGCACGCCGCACCCCGGTGAGCAGGCTGTCCAAGGGGCAGCTGCGGAGGCTTGACCTGGCGATGCGGCTGGCCGAGCAACCACACGTGCTCCTGCTCGATGAGCCGACCAACCACCTGTCGATCCCACTCGTGGAGGAACTGACACCCGCGCTGGAGAGCACGGAGGCGGCGGTCGTCGTGGCCACCCATGATCGGCAACTGCTGGCAGACCTGTCGCACTGGCCGAGGCTGGACCTGGGCTAA